One region of Fragaria vesca subsp. vesca linkage group LG4, FraVesHawaii_1.0, whole genome shotgun sequence genomic DNA includes:
- the LOC101311755 gene encoding protein kinase 2B, chloroplastic-like — protein sequence MGNCLGSSARVDTAQSTLGTSASGTSKSSSKTSPSSAAPPSLTISSYSEKSNSSSLPTPRTEGEILSSPNLNPFSFNELRNATRNFRPDSLLGEGGFGYVFKGWINETTFTAAKPGSGMVVAVKKLKPEGFQGHKEWLTEVNYLGQLYHPNLVKLIGYCLEGENRLLVYEFMPKGSLENHLFRRGPQPLSWATRMKVAIGAARGLSFLHEAESQVIYRDFKASNILLDAEFNAKLSDFGLAKAGPTGDRTHVSTQVMGTQGYAAPEYVATGRLTAKSDVYSFGVVLLELLSGRRAVDKTKVGVEQNLVDWTKPYLGDKRKLFRIMDTKLEGQYPQKSAYTAATLALQCLSPESKQRPTMSTVVATLEQLDAPKTPARISQSEQQGVPLHHRRSPMQHHRSPLNLTPSASPLPSYRPSAFVH from the exons ATGGGCAACTGTCTGGGTTCTTCTGCTAGGGTTGATACAGCTCAGAGCACCCTTGGTACTTCAG CGTCGGGGACTTCCAAATCTTCCAGCAAAACCAGCCCTTCATCAGCTGCTCCCCCCAGCTTGACCATTTCATCATATAGTGAAAAGAGCAATAGTTCAAGTCTTCCTACACCAAGGACGGAAGGTGAAATATTGTCATCTCCAAATCTAAACCCGTTCTCATTCAATGAGCTAAGGAATGCCACCAGGAACTTTCGCCCTGACAGTCTTCTCGGCGAGGGAGGATTCGGTTATGTTTTCAAAGGATGGATTAATGAAACCACGTTTACAGCAGCAAAGCCAGGGTCAGGAATGGTTGTAGCCGTCAAGAAGCTCAAACCTGAAGGTTTCCAAGGTCACAAGGAGTGGTTG ACAGAAGTTAATTATCTTGGCCAGCTCTATCATCCAAATCTAGTTAAGCTTATTGGGTACTGCTTGGAAGGTGAAAACCGTCTATTGGTGTATGAGTTCATGCCAAAAGGAAGCTTAGAGAATCATCTTTTCAGAA GAGGGCCGCAACCACTTTCATGGGCAACAAGAATGAAAGTAGCCATAGGTGCTGCCAGGGGGCTAAGTTTTCTTCATGAAGCCGAATCACAAGTTATTTATCGTGATTTCAAGGCTTCCAATATTTTACTTGATGCG GAATTCAATGCAAAACTTTCTGATTTTGGCCTGGCCAAGGCGGGTCCCACTGGTGACCGGACCCATGTTTCTACTCAAGTCATGGGCACTCAGGGCTATGCAGCACCTGAATATGTTGCTACAG GTCGATTAACTGCTAAAAGTGACGTTTATAGTTTTGGGGTTGTATTGTTGGAACTTTTGTCTGGACGGCGAGCTGTCGATAAAACAAAGGTTGGCGTCGAGCAGAATCTTGTAGACTGGACAAAACCATATTTAGGTGACAAAAGAAAACTATTTCGAATTATGGACACCAAGTTGGAGGGTCAATATCCTCAGAAATCAGCCTATACAGCTGCTACTCTGGCTTTACAGTGCCTAAGCCCAGAATCTAAACAAAGGCCTACAATGTCAACAGTTGTAGCAACACTGGAACAACTTGATGCCCCCAAAACACCTGCCAGAATCTCTCAATCAGAGCAGCAGGGAGTTCCTCTTCATCACCGTAGGTCCCCCATGCAACATCACCGTTCTCCTTTAAATTTAACGCCCAGTGCATCTCCATTGCCATCCTACCGGCCATCTGCTTTTGTTCATTGA